In the genome of Bacteroides mediterraneensis, the window ATAGCCGAATGAACCGTTTACAAAATACTCAGCATCTTTAATCTCTCCAAATGTCCCGTCATAGGCAACTGCGTTACGGAATGGGCTAGCGTCTGTACTTCCAATAATCTTTACTGTTACTTCTGTTCCAGGTGCGATATATTGTTCCAGTTTGGATTCAATTGTACTCTTAATAATACCTGCTGTTTGAAGGGCTGCTTGGGAATCCTTCAGCCGATATTTCCCTGATGGCCAGTCTTCTGTGCCTTCATCGATTCTCAGTTTCTTTAAATGTTCAGAGAGGACCTGCACATCATAACGAACCTTCATATTATACTCTACCTGTCCATCTTTCTTTACTTCAGGCATTACTTCTGCATTGACATCTACTTGTGTGTTTTCTGTTAATTTCTTCTGTGCACGTAATTCTGAAATCATGGTTGCTAAAAGCTCTTTTAGGTCTCCTTTGATTTCATTTGTTACATCTTCTGCTTTCTTGACAGCTTTTTCAACAGTTTCTATTTCTTTTTGGGGTTCTTCTTTTCTCTTGACATCCATCCATAAAGGATTATAGGGAACCAATGCTAATTCTTGGGTATCTCCGTAGGCACGTCCACCTAATTCGAAACGATGTTTGTCATTCCCTATTGTGACATAAAGAGTAGCTGTGCGGTTCTTTTTTAATGATTTTCTGAGTGGAATGTTTATTTCTCCTTTCAGAACTCTACCTTTTGTTAAGGTTAAAGCTTTTGATGGTAGGGCTTTATAGGTTTTTCCTTCAATTTCCAATACGATGTTCTGTTCTGCATCGAATGCTATATCATTTCCTTTTTGCAGTTTTACTTCAAGTAGGAATGTCATCATTCCTCGATTGGGTTTTCTTCCAAAACCAGAAATCACACAGTAGCTTTTTGGTAAAACGGAAATTAAATCTTTTTGGTTCAGATTGGCAGTGACTTTGGGCCAGCTAGGATTATTCATATCAAAGGAGGTTTCTTTGTCTGACTGGATATCCCGCCAACCTACATTAGGAAGGACTGATGTTTTTATTGGATTTATGGAAGAAGATTTCTGTCCATATACAGTCATTCCACACATAAGCATAGAAGCGCAACATATCGTTGGAATCATGCTAGTTTTTTTCTTACCTTTACATTTCATTATTTAATATATTTAGCTTGTTGGAAGAATTGAATTAGCGCATATTTAATTTTTCCATTAGGGTTCTTATTTGTTTATATCGTGGAACTCTCAGGATACTCATTTCCGCAAAGGGGAGATAAAGGCTTTATTCATGGTAAAAAGAAAATAGGCTTTTAATCTCAGGCTTCGTCTCGCAAAAGTAGAAAACAGAAAATAAATGTGAAATAGTGAAAAATAAAGAAACCGATTGAATGTACTTTTTTGAGATTCAATCGGTTGAGAATACTGTTTAGGTGGTAGTTTTTTTACAACAGTTTCAGGGCTTCTTTAATTTTGCTGTAATGACGTCGGCTGGCTGTCAGTTCCAAATTATTGAAAGGAGCGTACAAATTACATCGTAATGTACTGTTTTCAATAGAAGACAGATAATCAATGTTAAGGATACAGTCGGTGTTGATACGAATAAAAGATGAATGTAAGTTTAAGATATCGCGGGCTTTGGTGCTGAGGCGTAAGCGGTGTTGCTTCATGTTGGTTAATGTCATGTTCCAGCATCGGGTTTCATTGGAATACTGAAAATATAGTATTTCAGAGTCACGAAGCAGCAAAAGATTGTTGACAGTTTGTACGGCGAACTTGTGGTCTTTGCTAAGAAGTTGGTGTATGGCTTGTTCAAAATTAACCGGGTCATTGCTTTTTTCAAGTTTCACGCGTTCTATAATCTGGTGCAGTTCCTCTGTTTGGTAGGGTTTTAACAGGTAATCAAAGGCAGAGGCACGGAGGGCATCAATCATATATTTGTCAAATGCAGTATAGAATACGACGTGCATGTTATGGTGTATATAAGGTTTTATTTCCTGCAATAGATCGATTCCGTTCGTCATGGAAAGTTCGATATCGAGGAAAAGCAAATCGGGTTGGTATTGTATAATGCTTTTTTTTGCTTTTTGTGAAGATGTTTGGGTGTCCAAGATGGTTATTTCTGGATAGGCGGTCAAGTCGTCTACCAGATGACGGATGGAATTTGGTTCATCGTCAATGACAATAGTAGTAATGTTTGTAGTCATTTGTTTAAAGTTTGAATTGATAGTTGAATGGAACGTAAAGGCTGACTAGCGTTCCTCTTTTTCCTTGCGCGGAAAGGTTTTCAATATTGAATTTGATGGGTTCCGTGTTTTTCCCATTGAGTAGTTCTATGGTACGGAATAGCATTTTTAATCCATTGCCTGTACCTCGTTCTGAATGATCGCCATGCCCGGGGTCGTATCCACAACCATTGTCGTAGATATGAACTCGTATTCCGTCTCTTGTTGTGTCAATCCGCACTTGAAGGTAGGCATCGGCTGGAGGTTCACTGCCGAAAGCATATTTGAGGGCATTTTCTACCGGTATTTGTATGCTCATGGAAGGGATAAGCATTTGCATGGGTACGTCAGGATTGATTTCCCATTGGGTGGGAGGAGTATTGGGGGTGGTTTCCTGGCGTAAGGTAGCATAGTTCTTTACGAGGTTTATTTCATCTTCCAATGATACAGCAATTTGGTCGGATACAATTAAATTGCCCCGTAATACTTGGATGAAAAGTTGCAGTAAATGCGACAAGTCGGGATATTGTTTGAACATGGGCATGATAGTGTTAAGCACATTGAATACGTAGTGTGGGGATATGCGGTTTTTTACGTTTTCCATACGTAAATGGGAAACGAGTGCCAACTGTTGGTCATATTTGCGCTCATTTTTACGGTTAATGTGTACAATAATAAGTGCTGCACCTAAGATGGAGATGACCAATAATGACAACACAAGTATGAGTGTGTTGTGTTGGGCGGAAAGCTGTTCGCGGTTGTGGGCTATCATTACGTCTCGTTTTAATAGAGTGGTATCTTGGCGGTAACGGTAGTCGATTTCTGTAATGTTATTGATATGACGTAGATTGCGTATGGAGTCATCATATTCATTCATGGCTACGCGATAGCGGTAAGCATTGGTGAAATCACCTTTTCGGGCGTAATATTCCATGAAACGCTTGTTGTGCAAATACATGTAGAGCGGTCCTATTTTTAAGGAGTCGTATGGCTGGGATAAATAATAGTTTACGCGGTCCAGTTGGTTTTCATTCAAGGCTAATGCTGCTTGCAGGCTATGAAGGTAAAACATAACTTCTTCACTGGTAGTCGAATCATTTGTAAAGTAAGTGTATGATTTGTCTAGATAAAAGTGGGCTGAATCGTTACGGTTCATCAATGTGTACACTTCGCCGATATTGGCTTCGATGAGGGCATCATACGACGGTTGGTTAAACTTGCGGCACACTTTATAGGCTTGTTGGAAGCAATTCAAGGCTTCAGGATATTTCTCTTCAAAGTAATAGCAGTTTCCTTTGGCGTTGAAGTAGATATAGTTTTCATAATTCAGTCGAGGTTCCGGATTACGTTCTGCCATGTCGAAATAGTGATGGGCTTGGCGAAAGTTATGAAGATCGGCATACACTTGTGCCAGTCCAGTGTAGATGCTGAACCGGATGCGTTCTGAATTCAGAGAATCGGCCAACCATAAAGCACGTCTATAATAGCGGGAAGCATTGGCCAGTTCACCTTTCTGGCGGTATTGGTCTGCCAGGTTGATACAGATGTTTTCTAATTCCGAGCGGTTATCTGTTTGCATCAGGGCATGATATGCATGGTGAAGGCAGGCGATGGCTGAGTCTCGTTGTGCCAGTGCCTGAAGTATGGCGAAGCGGTGGTTCCAGCATTGGGCTTCTAGCTCTTTATGTTGGGGGTGTGTCAGGCAGTAATTTTCCACTCGCTGGTTCATCCATAATGCGCTGTCTGTCTGTCCTTGCAAAAAAAGGCAATAGCCTGAGAATAATTCCAGCTTGTAATACGATGCGCTGTCCGTCAGTCTTGCCTGAGCCGTACGAAAGCGCTGTCTCATGAGTCCTGGATAAGTATAAAGGGAGTCATAACGATGGATAAGAAAAGTATCTATGGTATGGTGTTGTGTCTGATTTGCCTTTTGTTCAGGTGCACATGAGACCAGTGTGCATAATAATAAACTACATAAAATGAATAGACGGTTGTTGCAAAAAGAGTTCACAAAATTCTTCATATATCAATATCTTTCAAATCAAACGGCCTAGCCTTGGAATGGCTTTTTATGCTGCTGTTTTCATCTGCAAATATAAAATATTACAGAATCCTTAACAATGGCAGAAGGTCGTTTCCTGTATGTTTTGAGCTTACATGGTGAAAAAATAAGTATATATGGCGATTAATTAGGTTTAGGGTAGGATAATTAAAAAGGTGGGACAGCTGAAGCTGATGGCCTTTCTCTAGTTTGTATTTAGAAATGGATTCTTTTAAGATTCTGAAATATAGCTTATTAGGGAAATTCTTCCGTTAAGCTTAATTTATGGAGAGCTTGATTTTGGGGTGTTTGGTGTATTGTATGGGGAATTTGTAAGGATTTTTGGGGGGCTTTTTACGTTTCGCAGGGCCGAACCGTACGTTTGCCAGTCCGGAAACATACGGCTCCCGGTGCGGAAACGTATGTTTCCGGGTTGGGGAACGTAGAAACCGGTGAGGGGTTTTCACATGATTTCTAGGACATTTGTGGTTTTTCGTGCAGGCAGATGAAAAAACGCCACAGGAGTTATGTCAGGGGAATGACATAGCTCCTGTGGCGTAAAAAAGAATGTATTTCAGTAAAACCGCTTATTCCACAGTGAAGCAATAGACGATGATTCTTTTTTCATCTCTGGAATCCGGGTTGGACATGAAGACACCGTACTCTCCCGGAGTCGGCTCGAAAGACAGCAGATAGGAACTTTCTCCATAGCGCTTGGCTTTGTAGTCCACCAGTTGTTCTGTACCGGCGGAACTTCCTCTGAAGGTGTTGACCTGTCCGATTTCGCAGCGTCTTTCGTTTTTCTTGATTTCAAATCTGACCAGCTGGATGAAAGAATTCGGGTCTTGGTCATTGTTGGAGCTTTTGACGATGAGTCTGTACTCACAGTCGGGTTTGGCGATGCAGGTGGAAGTTTTTCCTTCTACATGGATACGGGTCTTGACGGAACCTATGCCTGTCAGATACAGGGATGCGGCAGCCTTGGATTTGATTTTTCCGCTTTTCTTTTCCAGAGGGAGGGCGAGGGTGTCTGTTCCGGAAATACACAACAGGTTAGTTTCTCCTATAAATTCAGGTTCATAAGTGGCTGAACCGGTATCCTGTGCTTTGCCATAGGCAACGGCCACAAGGAAACAAAGGGTTGCAAGAAGTTTTTTCATGGCGTATTTTTTAGGTTATCCACAAAATTACAGTTTTTTGTCAAAATATATGCGTTGTGTACGACTTTAACTTTTATTTGTTGAGAGGTTCATAAAAAAAGAATCCTATCACCATTCAGAAATGATAATAGGATTCTTTTATAAGGAAAAATCAGTTCGTCTTATTCACACGCAATGTAGCCTTTCACCGGAGTCATGGTGAAAGTAAATTCATAGTCTCCGTAAGGCAGCATGTATTGGGCTTCCGGCAGGGCACCCCAGCTGTTGACACAACCCAGACCCATCTGTGCCTTGTCAATCAGCAGGTTGGTCAGGTCGGCTTCTTCTACTTCGAAGGAGTGGCTCTGTTTCTTTTCCGTGCCGTCGTCCAAAGAAGCGATGGTGTAGTGGAGGGCAGAAGCGGAGAACGGTGCTTCAGCCACGAACATCAGTCCGTTGCCAGCCATGTTCAACTGTCTCCACCAGCGGATATCGGTCTTGGTACCGGTTTCCTGCGGACGGATGTACGGATAGAACTGGTCGCTTACGTTCTGGTTGTAGATGCCCAGGTCGGTGCAGTGGTTACGGTCGATGTAGTTTTCTATCGGGCCGCGGCCATAGTAGGAAATCTTTTCAAAGGATTTCGGCATGACCATCTGCATACCGAAGCGGAACATCGGCGATACCTTGGCGTTCTTGTCGGCCACCATTTTCTGAGTTACCTTCACGGCACCTTCGTTGTTAATCTGGTAGGTGAGATACAGTTTGGCCGATACCTCTGTGAGGTCGTAAGTGGAATTTACCACTGCCAGTCCGTTTTCTACCTTGTAGTTGAAGTCGGTGAGCTTGATGCCCGGGTTCTTCCAAGCCGCATACTTGTTTTGCAGGCCGGCACCGAAGTCGTTGTCGGTTGGGGCACGCCAGAAGTTCGGTGTCAGGGCTTCCCCTTCTTTGAGCATGCTTACTCCATTTACATCATATTTGTCCAGATATCCGTTGCGTTTGCTGAATTCCATGTAGAATCCGTCGCCTTCCACGGCGATGTAGTCCGGATAGTTCGGGTTGATTTGCGGTTCAACCACCTGCTGGTTGGTAGCTGTTACGTTCTTCAGGTCCATGGCCGGAGCTTTGTACGGATTGAGTACCAGCTGGTCTTTGGCCACCACGGAGCCTGCCGGGAGCAAGCCTTCGCGGTTCTTCTGGATGTATTTCACATTGAGCAGCCATTCGCCGCACTGGCAGATCTTGCCCAAGTCAAGTTTCACGGCAGCAGTCTGCTGCGGAGCCACGTTCAGGTTGTCCACACGTCCGCTACGGATGGCTTTTCCATCTTTCAGCACTTCCCATTCCAGTGCGTAGGCCGACAGGTCGCGGAAGAAATTCTCGTTGTACACCTTGATTTCTCCCTTTGACAGGTCGCCCGGCGTAGTCCAGATGTTCTGGTAGAAGTACTGTACTTCGTAGGCGTGCGGGTTCGGTTTGCGGTCGGGGCTGATGAGGCCGTTGTCGCAGAAGTTCTTGTCGCCGGAATCGTCCATACGGTTGAAGTCGCCGGCATAGGCATAAATCATCTTACCGTTCTTGCCGGTCCAGCGGATAGACTGGTCGACGAAGTCCCAGATGAATCCTCCCTGGTATTTCGGATACTTGCGGACCAGATCCCAGTATTCCTTGAAGCCGCCTTCGGAGTTACCCATGGCATGTGCATATTCACACTGAATCAGCGGTTTCTGGTATTTGTCGTTCTTGCTGTATTCTTCGCACCACTTGTAGTCGGCATACATCGGACAGTAGATATCCGTCTTTCCGTCGATGCGGGCCTGTTCGTACTGTACGGCACGGCTCGGGTCTTCAGCCTTGACCCAGTCGTAAGCGGCTTCGAAGTTCGGACCGTAGCCGGCTTCGTTACCCAGTGACCAGAAGATGATGCTCGGATGGTTGAAGCCACGCTGCACGTTACGCTGGTTGCGCTCCAGATGGGCTTTCTTGTAGCTGGGTTCTTTGGCCAGTGTCTCTTCGCCGTAACCCATTCCGTGGGATTCGATGTTGGCTTCGGCTACGACATAAATACCGTATTTGTCGCAGAGGTCATACCAGAAATTGTCGTCCGGATAGTGGCAGGTTCTCACCGCGTT includes:
- a CDS encoding LytTR family DNA-binding domain-containing protein is translated as MTTNITTIVIDDEPNSIRHLVDDLTAYPEITILDTQTSSQKAKKSIIQYQPDLLFLDIELSMTNGIDLLQEIKPYIHHNMHVVFYTAFDKYMIDALRASAFDYLLKPYQTEELHQIIERVKLEKSNDPVNFEQAIHQLLSKDHKFAVQTVNNLLLLRDSEILYFQYSNETRCWNMTLTNMKQHRLRLSTKARDILNLHSSFIRINTDCILNIDYLSSIENSTLRCNLYAPFNNLELTASRRHYSKIKEALKLL
- a CDS encoding glycoside hydrolase family 2 TIM barrel-domain containing protein; translation: MKKQLVLGILGACVLSASAQTFKEWQDPEVNAINRAPMHANFFAYENAEMAAKAVKEDSKNFMSLNGTWKFFWVRNADARPTDFWKVGFNDKGWDNLQVPGVWETQGYGDPIYVNTGYPWRGRFENNPPHVPTEQNHVGSYRREIMVPADWSGKDIIAHFGAVSSNMYLWVNGKFAGYSEDSKLEAEFNLTPYLKPGQKNLIAFQVFRWCDGTYLEDQDFFRYTGVARDCYLYTRNKKRIDDIRVTPDLDSEYKNGSLAITLNLKGNGNVSLELLDAKNQTVASTEVKGSGKVAATLQVENPQKWSAETPYLYTLRATLKDGSKTSEVVPVKVGFRKIELKNAQILVNGQPVLFKGADRHEMDPDGGYVVSRARMIQDIQIMKQLNINAVRTCHYPDDNFWYDLCDKYGIYVVAEANIESHGMGYGEETLAKEPSYKKAHLERNQRNVQRGFNHPSIIFWSLGNEAGYGPNFEAAYDWVKAEDPSRAVQYEQARIDGKTDIYCPMYADYKWCEEYSKNDKYQKPLIQCEYAHAMGNSEGGFKEYWDLVRKYPKYQGGFIWDFVDQSIRWTGKNGKMIYAYAGDFNRMDDSGDKNFCDNGLISPDRKPNPHAYEVQYFYQNIWTTPGDLSKGEIKVYNENFFRDLSAYALEWEVLKDGKAIRSGRVDNLNVAPQQTAAVKLDLGKICQCGEWLLNVKYIQKNREGLLPAGSVVAKDQLVLNPYKAPAMDLKNVTATNQQVVEPQINPNYPDYIAVEGDGFYMEFSKRNGYLDKYDVNGVSMLKEGEALTPNFWRAPTDNDFGAGLQNKYAAWKNPGIKLTDFNYKVENGLAVVNSTYDLTEVSAKLYLTYQINNEGAVKVTQKMVADKNAKVSPMFRFGMQMVMPKSFEKISYYGRGPIENYIDRNHCTDLGIYNQNVSDQFYPYIRPQETGTKTDIRWWRQLNMAGNGLMFVAEAPFSASALHYTIASLDDGTEKKQSHSFEVEEADLTNLLIDKAQMGLGCVNSWGALPEAQYMLPYGDYEFTFTMTPVKGYIACE
- a CDS encoding caspase family protein, whose translation is MIPTICCASMLMCGMTVYGQKSSSINPIKTSVLPNVGWRDIQSDKETSFDMNNPSWPKVTANLNQKDLISVLPKSYCVISGFGRKPNRGMMTFLLEVKLQKGNDIAFDAEQNIVLEIEGKTYKALPSKALTLTKGRVLKGEINIPLRKSLKKNRTATLYVTIGNDKHRFELGGRAYGDTQELALVPYNPLWMDVKRKEEPQKEIETVEKAVKKAEDVTNEIKGDLKELLATMISELRAQKKLTENTQVDVNAEVMPEVKKDGQVEYNMKVRYDVQVLSEHLKKLRIDEGTEDWPSGKYRLKDSQAALQTAGIIKSTIESKLEQYIAPGTEVTVKIIGSTDASPFRNAVAYDGTFGEIKDAEYFVNGSFGYVSVNTKDGISSNEQLAYLRTLDIKNFMQKHIGAFRVANVHYEHFAEVADKVGAEYRRVAVEVTIHNAFQKDYPEIASYKENVYERTSEVDTNIPETTAKSNAVAVVIGNTDYQVATGKQGSTKVGPVKYAVNDATTMRDYLVKTLGLDEKNILFKTNADKKDFDDIFGTDNQEGELAKLVASTGSKEVYFYYSGHGYPFMGEPYLLGVRSNPKSCKEQATSLQSIYRILSALPVDKVNVITDACFSGQEISMEASATEFVRRPKPDKLAKFVILSASGEDQYANWYKEKKHGLFSYVLFKAMQDKAKSDLNGDGVLSFDELYKYLSDNQSSGVPYLVKELEGNQVRQDPVIQVSARKNDVFVKY
- a CDS encoding tetratricopeptide repeat protein, which encodes MRQRFRTAQARLTDSASYYKLELFSGYCLFLQGQTDSALWMNQRVENYCLTHPQHKELEAQCWNHRFAILQALAQRDSAIACLHHAYHALMQTDNRSELENICINLADQYRQKGELANASRYYRRALWLADSLNSERIRFSIYTGLAQVYADLHNFRQAHHYFDMAERNPEPRLNYENYIYFNAKGNCYYFEEKYPEALNCFQQAYKVCRKFNQPSYDALIEANIGEVYTLMNRNDSAHFYLDKSYTYFTNDSTTSEEVMFYLHSLQAALALNENQLDRVNYYLSQPYDSLKIGPLYMYLHNKRFMEYYARKGDFTNAYRYRVAMNEYDDSIRNLRHINNITEIDYRYRQDTTLLKRDVMIAHNREQLSAQHNTLILVLSLLVISILGAALIIVHINRKNERKYDQQLALVSHLRMENVKNRISPHYVFNVLNTIMPMFKQYPDLSHLLQLFIQVLRGNLIVSDQIAVSLEDEINLVKNYATLRQETTPNTPPTQWEINPDVPMQMLIPSMSIQIPVENALKYAFGSEPPADAYLQVRIDTTRDGIRVHIYDNGCGYDPGHGDHSERGTGNGLKMLFRTIELLNGKNTEPIKFNIENLSAQGKRGTLVSLYVPFNYQFKL